One window from the genome of Oryza glaberrima chromosome 3, OglaRS2, whole genome shotgun sequence encodes:
- the LOC127768017 gene encoding protein TIFY 11b, with product MAMEGKSRRFAVACGVLSQYVRAEQKMAAAAGAAPARAVTTLSLMPGAEVVVEEEERREVGEEEAGPATAPAAPLTIFYGGRMVVFEDFPADKAAEVMRMASSGMAAAPAQREGAALADMPIMRKASLQRFFAKRKDRLAATTPYARPSPAETKASEPEKKTPTSWLDLAASAAARRDSLTIAL from the coding sequence ATGGCGATGGAGGGGAAGAGCAGGAGGTTCGCGGTGGCGTGCGGGGTGCTCAGCCAGTACGTGAGGGCGGAGcagaagatggcggcggcggcgggggcggcacCGGCGAGGGCGGTGACGACGCTGAGCCTGATGCCTGGGGCGGAGGtggtcgtcgaggaggaggagcggagggaggttggggaggaggaggcggggccagcgacggcgccggccgcgccgctgACCATCTTCTACGGTGGGAGGATGGTCGTCTTCGAGGACTTCCCCGCGGACAAGGCGGCGGAGGTGATGCGCATGGCCTCCtccgggatggcggcggcgccggctcaGCGGGAGGGCGCCGCGCTCGCGGACATGCCCATCATGAGGAAGGCGTCGCTGCAGCGGTTCTTCGCCAAGCGCAAGGACCGCCTCGCGGCGACCACCCCCTacgcccgcccgtcgccggcggagaCCAAGGCCTCCGAGCCGGAGAAGAAGACGCCCACCTCATGGCTggacctcgccgcctccgccgccgcgcgccgcgacaGCCTCACCATCGCGCTGTGA
- the LOC127768018 gene encoding protein TIFY 11a, whose product MASTDPMTRRFAVACGVLSQYVKANSSQPSTAAPVAQGVSGLMAAAAAAPVVQEPGCEVDGGGQQFTIFYAGKVVVIDRCTPAMAAELMRFASAAQGGGGAPEAPPALVDMPIARKASLKRFLAKRKATPASARSSYVVRAAAAEEEQQPAKKAKAAVERREDWLALGSLGHVHSR is encoded by the coding sequence ATGGCGTCGACGGATCCCATGACCCGCCGCTTCGCCGTCGCGTGCGGCGTGCTCAGCCAGTACGTCAAGGCCAACTCCTCGcagccgtcgacggcggcgccggtggctcAAGGTGTGAGTGGcctcatggccgccgccgccgcggcgcctgtGGTCCAGGAACCCGGATGCGAGGTGGACGGCGGGGGGCAGCAGTTCACGATCTTCTACGCCGGGAAGGTGGTGGTGATCGACCGCTGcacgccggccatggcggccgaGCTGATGCGGTTCGCGTcggcggcgcagggcggcggcggcgcgccagaGGCACCGCCCGCACTGGTGGACATGCCGATCGCGAGGAAGGCGTCGCTGAAGCGGTTCCTGGCGAAGCGCAAGGCCACCCCCGCCTCCGCGCGGTCGTCGTACGTCGtccgtgctgcggcggcggaggaggagcagcagccggCGAAGAAAGCGAAGGCGGCCGTGGAGAGGCGCGAGGATTGGCTCGCGCTGGGAAGCCTTGGACACGTGCACTCGCGCTGA
- the LOC127768016 gene encoding protein TIFY 11c: MAGSSEQQLVANAAATTVAGNGSRFAVTCGLLRQYMKEHSGSNGGGGFLPAVTAMSLMTGGADAEEEAPEVRKTMELFPQQAGTLKDTQERKEITEKAQLTIFYGGSVVVFDDFPAEKAGELMKLAGSRDSTAAAAVSDAGAAAGQPCLPDMPIARKVSLQRFLEKRKNRIVVAEPLPESEKKEAESSKRAKKDDGGASWLQVNPTLSL, translated from the exons ATGGCCGGTAGTAGCGAGCAGCAGCTGGTCGCcaacgcggcggcgacgacggtggccggGAACGGGAGCAGGTTCGCGGTGACGTGTGGCTTGCTCAGGCAGTACATGAAGGAGCACAGTGGaagcaacggcggcggtggcttcttGCCGGCGGTGACGGCCATGAGCCTCATGACCGGCGGCGCtgatgcggaggaggaggcgccggaggTGAGGAAGACCATGGAGCTCTTCCCTCAGCAGGCTGGGACGCTGAAAGATACGCAAGAAAG GAAGGAGATCACCGAGAAGGCGCAGCTGACCATCTTCTACGGCGGGAGCGTGGTGGTGTTCGACGACTTCCCCGCCGAGAAGGCCGGCGAGCTGATGAAACTCGCCGGCTCCCGcgacagcacggcggcggcggccgtctcagacgccggcgccgcagcgGGGCAGCCTTGCCTACCAG ACATGCCCATCGCGAGGAAGGTGTCGCTGCAGAGGTTcctggagaagaggaagaacaggATCGTCGTGGCGGAGCCACTGCCGGAGTCGGAGAAGAAGGAGGCGGAGTCGAGCAAGCGTGCCAAGAAAGACGATGGTGGCGCGTCGTGGCTCCAGGTGAACCCCACTCTCAGCCTGTGA